The following are encoded in a window of Doryrhamphus excisus isolate RoL2022-K1 chromosome 16, RoL_Dexc_1.0, whole genome shotgun sequence genomic DNA:
- the LOC131104267 gene encoding vesicle transport protein SFT2B-like isoform X2: MDKLKKVLSGEDGGNSNGAGVLERANEASTLSWGTRMKGFLICFTLGMLCSILGTCMLWLPLFGLTVFAVLYSVGNMCALASTMFLVGPLKQLKSMCAKERAFATIIMLVCLALTLCSAFWWRSNSLALIFCVLQIVAFTWYGLSYMPLARDCIIKLCTFCC, encoded by the exons ATGGACAAACTGAAGAAGGTCCTGAGCGGTGAAGATGGTGGTAACTCGAACGGGGCTGGTGTACTGGAG CGAGCCAATGAGGCATCAACTCTGTCCTGGGGGACCCGGATGAAAGGCTTTCTGATCTGTTTTACTTTGGGAATGCTGTGCTCCATTCTG GGCACGTGTATGCTGTGGTTGCCGCTGTTTGGTCTTACCGTTTTTGCCGTCCTCTACAGTGTGGGAAACATGTGTGCTTTGGCCAG CACCATGTTCCTGGTGGGACCGCTCAAGCAGTTGAAGAGCATGTGCGCCAAAGAACGAGCGTTTGCCACCATCATTATGCTG GTGTGTctggctttgactttgtgttcAGCTTTCTGG TGGAGGAGCAATAGTCTTGCACTGATCTTCTGTGTCTTGCAAATAGTGGCCTTCACCTG GTATGGCCTTTCATACATGCCCTTGGCCAG AGACTGCATCATCAAATTATGTACCTTCTGCTGCTAA
- the LOC131104267 gene encoding vesicle transport protein SFT2B-like isoform X3 encodes MLTSSSLQRANEASTLSWGTRMKGFLICFTLGMLCSILGTCMLWLPLFGLTVFAVLYSVGNMCALASTMFLVGPLKQLKSMCAKERAFATIIMLVCLALTLCSAFWWRSNSLALIFCVLQIVAFTWYGLSYMPLARDCIIKLCTFCC; translated from the exons ATGCTGACGTCATCATCTCTCCAGCGAGCCAATGAGGCATCAACTCTGTCCTGGGGGACCCGGATGAAAGGCTTTCTGATCTGTTTTACTTTGGGAATGCTGTGCTCCATTCTG GGCACGTGTATGCTGTGGTTGCCGCTGTTTGGTCTTACCGTTTTTGCCGTCCTCTACAGTGTGGGAAACATGTGTGCTTTGGCCAG CACCATGTTCCTGGTGGGACCGCTCAAGCAGTTGAAGAGCATGTGCGCCAAAGAACGAGCGTTTGCCACCATCATTATGCTG GTGTGTctggctttgactttgtgttcAGCTTTCTGG TGGAGGAGCAATAGTCTTGCACTGATCTTCTGTGTCTTGCAAATAGTGGCCTTCACCTG GTATGGCCTTTCATACATGCCCTTGGCCAG AGACTGCATCATCAAATTATGTACCTTCTGCTGCTAA